A region from the Paenarthrobacter aurescens genome encodes:
- a CDS encoding urea amidolyase associated protein UAAP1, protein MIAMTQTLETQAPENGTATTAGAKLHARAQHGRTAETMIHVPPATAPARLTRNLPAEAQDSLIWAETLAFGRYTHLELARGTRLRITDFDGDACVHAVIIRSGAQHERLNVADTVKVPWQAYMTTGHPLLSDAGRLMATVVADSSGKHDALTGTTNLAGNTAKYGSGSAHSPSPAGRELLTLGGMKHGVSQRQLPPSVSFFKGVTVERDGSIQFAGSAGAGAAVELLLHMDAVLLLANTAHPLDPRPEFTGSAVDIVAWRAPQDLAALVDGTSTVDLGPEGRLALNNTELDYNARTSA, encoded by the coding sequence ATGATTGCCATGACACAGACTCTTGAAACACAGGCCCCGGAAAACGGGACCGCCACGACGGCCGGCGCCAAACTGCACGCACGGGCCCAGCACGGGCGTACAGCCGAGACCATGATCCACGTCCCCCCTGCTACGGCGCCGGCACGGTTGACCCGGAACCTCCCAGCAGAAGCACAGGATTCCCTCATCTGGGCCGAGACACTGGCCTTCGGCCGCTACACCCATCTGGAGCTGGCCCGCGGGACGCGCCTGAGGATCACCGACTTCGACGGCGATGCTTGCGTTCACGCTGTCATCATCCGAAGTGGAGCCCAGCATGAGCGGCTCAACGTCGCGGACACTGTCAAAGTCCCCTGGCAGGCCTACATGACCACAGGCCACCCCCTTCTTTCCGACGCCGGACGCCTCATGGCAACCGTGGTGGCCGACTCTTCCGGTAAGCACGATGCCCTCACCGGCACCACCAACCTGGCCGGTAACACTGCCAAGTACGGTTCCGGATCAGCCCATAGCCCGTCACCGGCAGGCCGCGAACTTCTCACCCTCGGCGGCATGAAGCACGGGGTCAGCCAAAGGCAACTACCGCCGTCGGTGTCCTTCTTCAAAGGCGTCACCGTGGAACGGGACGGCAGCATCCAATTCGCCGGCAGCGCCGGCGCCGGGGCCGCCGTCGAACTTCTCCTCCACATGGACGCGGTGCTTTTACTGGCCAATACAGCCCACCCGCTGGACCCGCGTCCGGAGTTCACCGGCAGCGCCGTGGACATCGTCGCGTGGCGGGCTCCGCAGGACCTCGCAGCCCTGGTGGACGGAACCTCCACTGTTGATCTGGGCCCGGAAGGGCGACTGGCCCTCAACAACACAGAACTCGACTACAACGCAAGGACTTCCGCATGA
- a CDS encoding urea amidolyase associated protein UAAP2 translates to MNTIADIGPALVAGKVVLDELVEARGPWSAVVEAGDVLTIVDLNGNQAVDCILYAAQDTSTRYSAAVTIATQGNIFLTTGSVLRADSGQALMTVVADEVGVHDTIGGACSQESNTLRYGQHTHEQHACVENFLIEGAKWDLGKKDLVSNINWFMNVPVDPDGALGIVDGLSAPGKRVALRAEMDTLVLVSNCPQINNPCNGFNPTPVRMIVTRPEARA, encoded by the coding sequence ATGAACACCATCGCAGATATCGGCCCCGCGCTGGTCGCCGGGAAAGTGGTCCTGGACGAACTGGTGGAAGCCCGCGGCCCGTGGTCCGCCGTGGTTGAGGCCGGAGACGTACTCACCATTGTGGACCTGAACGGTAACCAGGCCGTGGACTGCATTCTCTACGCGGCCCAAGACACCAGCACCCGCTACTCGGCCGCCGTGACTATCGCGACCCAAGGCAACATCTTCCTCACCACCGGCTCAGTCCTGCGCGCAGACAGCGGCCAGGCACTCATGACCGTGGTGGCGGACGAGGTTGGCGTCCACGACACCATCGGAGGCGCCTGCTCACAGGAATCCAACACCCTCCGCTACGGCCAGCACACCCATGAACAGCACGCCTGCGTGGAGAACTTCCTCATTGAAGGCGCCAAGTGGGACCTGGGCAAGAAAGACCTGGTGTCCAACATCAACTGGTTCATGAACGTGCCGGTGGACCCGGATGGCGCCTTGGGCATCGTGGACGGGCTGTCCGCCCCCGGCAAACGGGTGGCCCTCCGCGCCGAGATGGACACCCTGGTGCTGGTCTCCAATTGCCCTCAAATCAACAACCCTTGCAACGGCTTCAACCCCACGCCGGTGCGCATGATCGTCACACGTCCGGAGGCCCGCGCATGA